The Coffea arabica cultivar ET-39 chromosome 4e, Coffea Arabica ET-39 HiFi, whole genome shotgun sequence genome includes a window with the following:
- the LOC113742201 gene encoding uncharacterized protein isoform X1 — protein MASPLPLRPALFHKDYSPISAIPKSSALCQSKVVNTKDQENHGPARTLISHGFQFPCCTSTIQTSSQKLMPPGVLSSMGSAPESDHLITDYEPFVDRANNHEMEFTRVNCLVWVLHESARGFSLAIQALELARTGPELAMAWRGVDVHAWHKNMAYQVAVFALLKAAIEVDLFLSHKRSNNLSPVHEILSVKENLLGEHIERELSARNPRLLHWFRTVELPRIAGLFIPLFQKWSMEYAGSGVAGTILAISCCAAIRKLDPGRISRPLFCISIEDALVKLMNLSHSLVSLDKLHHLASEAGFEEDFLLHFGRKVLPCKNTEDIEFWVGLVRKKLSAAFYRESVFTHRHMFHNKVQENSLATFGLFAYLGRETRLYLSGMGIKDLDKQTKDFLSYLECGSLVIYPELSTLSEYQLFMEVVTDEIGWLHFYPVVGFEWCQDRRRSKQRMIQAEKEIVLYKVLTACYDVISGFAHYSHSRKQPMDSNLLEFLLHCQSLLATCMKDYWAAYDEIGEPQKLVERSVSEPKYLVAEHSSKDWIKRGKDQYGPRVNNEAISSAVENEITVGNSGPASPIKPSDENFLQKSSRKVISASANVWMGTQLLFIDMLDVVGLLKKQLRGCKMTEREKKKIKKTLVDFATLVPVIILMLLPVSAVGHAAMLAAIKKYMPCLIPSPYTSERLGLVKQIKRIKKMELQRRSSIQDASTRLVV, from the exons ATGGCTTCCCCTCTACCTCTGCGACCTGCCCTATTTCACAAGGACTACAGCCC AATATCTGCAATACCTAAGTCCAGCGCACTATGTCAATCAAAGGTAGTTAACACGAAAGACCAAGAGAATCATGGTCCAGCAagaactttgatttctcatggATTCCAGTTTCCATGTTGTACATCAACAATCCAAACATCTTCACAAAAACTGATGCCTCCAGGAGTTTTATCATCCATGGGATCAGCCCCTGAATCTGATCACCTGATCACAGACTATGAACCTTTTGTAGATAGGGCTAATAatcatgaaatggaattcactcGGGTGAATTGTCTTGTATGGGTATTGCATGAATCTGCCAGAGGTTTTTCACTTGCTATACAGGCGCTTGAGTTGGCAAGGACTGGGCCAGAGCTTGCAATGGCATGGAGAGGAGTTGATGTGCATGCCTGGCATAAAAACATGGCATATCAG GTAGCAGTGTTTGCTTTGTTGAAAGCAGCAATTGAAGTAGACTTATTTCTTTCTCACAAACGCAGCAACAACCTCTCTCCTGTCCATGAAAT CTTGTCCGTGAAGGAAAACTTACTTGGTGAGCACATAGAAAGAGAATTGAGCGCGAGAAATCCAAGATTACTGCACTGGTTTAGAACAGTGGAGCTGCCACGCATAGCTGGGCTGTTCATTCCGTTATTTCAGAAGTGGTCTATGGAATATGCTGGAAG TGGTGTTGCAGGAACCATTCTCGCTATAAGTTGTTGTGCTGCAATAAGGAAACTGGATCCTGGACGAATTTCCCGTCCTTTATTTTGTATTTCAATTGAAGATGCATTAGTGAAACTCATGAACCTGTCACACAGTCTCGTTTCATTAGATAAATTGCATCATTTGGCAAGTGAAGCCGGATTTGAAGAGGatttcctcttgcactttggtagAAAGGTTTTGCCTTGTAAGAACACAGAAGATATAGAGTTCTGGGTTGGATTGGTACGGAAGAAACTCTCTGCAGCATTCTACAGAGAAAGTGTATTTACGCACAGGCATATGTTCCACAACAAG GTTCAAGAGAACAGTTTGGCTACTTTTGGCCTTTTTGCTTATCTAGGAAGAGAGACAAGACTATATCTTTCAGGAATGGGAATTAAGGATCTTGACAAGCAAACTAAAGATTTCTTGAG TTATTTAGAGTGTGGTAGCCTTGTTATATATCCTGAACTTTCAACCTTATCAGAGTATCAGCTCTTCATGGAG GTAGTAACTGATGAAATTGGATGGCTGCATTTTTATCCTGTGGTTGGCTTTGAATGGTGTCAAGATAGGAGGAGGTCCAAACAGCGCATGATACAAGCAGAGAAAGAGATTGTTCTCTACAAGGTTCTTACTGCATGCTATGATGTTATCTCAGGGTTTGCTCATTACAGCCACTCAAGAAAGCAGCCAATGGACTCAAATTTGTTAGAATTCTTACTTCATTG TCAGAGCCTGCTAGCGACTTGTATGAAGGATTACTGGGCTGCTTATGATGAGATAGG TGAACCACAAAAACTTGTGGAAAGAAGTGTATCAGAGCCAAAATATCTTGTGGCAGAGCACTCGTCAAAGGATTGGATAAAAAGAGGAAAGGATCAATATGGACCTAGAGTAAATAAT GAGGCGATTAGCTCAGCTGTGGAGAATGAGATAACCGTAGGGAACTCGGGCCCTGCTTCTCCAATAAAGCCTTCAGATGAGAACTTTCTGCAAAAATCCTCCAGGAAAGTGATATCTGCAAGTGCT AATGTGTGGATGGGTACTCAGTTACTCTTTATAGACATGCTTGATGTTGTGGGGCTTCTGAAGAAGCAACTTCGTGGCTGCAAAATGACGGaaagggagaagaagaaaataaagaaaacactGGTCGACTTTGCTACACTGGTTCCAGTAATAATATTAATGCTGCTCCCT GTTTCAGCTGTCGGGCATGCAGCAATGTTGGCAGCAATCAAAAAGTATATGCCATGTTTG ATTCCTTCGCCTTATACTTCTGAACGTCTTGGTTTGGTGAAACAAATAAAGAGAATAAAGAAGATGGAATTGCAACGAAGGAGCAGCATCCAAGATGCTTCCACTAGACTGGTTGTTTGA
- the LOC113742201 gene encoding uncharacterized protein isoform X2, which yields MASPLPLRPALFHKDYSPISAIPKSSALCQSKVVNTKDQENHGPARTLISHGFQFPCCTSTIQTSSQKLMPPGVLSSMGSAPESDHLITDYEPFVDRANNHEMEFTRVNCLVWVLHESARGFSLAIQALELARTGPELAMAWRGVDVHAWHKNMAYQVAVFALLKAAIEVDLFLSHKRSNNLSPVHEILSVKENLLGEHIERELSARNPRLLHWFRTVELPRIAGLFIPLFQKWSMEYAGRKVLPCKNTEDIEFWVGLVRKKLSAAFYRESVFTHRHMFHNKVQENSLATFGLFAYLGRETRLYLSGMGIKDLDKQTKDFLSYLECGSLVIYPELSTLSEYQLFMEVVTDEIGWLHFYPVVGFEWCQDRRRSKQRMIQAEKEIVLYKVLTACYDVISGFAHYSHSRKQPMDSNLLEFLLHCQSLLATCMKDYWAAYDEIGEPQKLVERSVSEPKYLVAEHSSKDWIKRGKDQYGPRVNNEAISSAVENEITVGNSGPASPIKPSDENFLQKSSRKVISASANVWMGTQLLFIDMLDVVGLLKKQLRGCKMTEREKKKIKKTLVDFATLVPVIILMLLPVSAVGHAAMLAAIKKYMPCLIPSPYTSERLGLVKQIKRIKKMELQRRSSIQDASTRLVV from the exons ATGGCTTCCCCTCTACCTCTGCGACCTGCCCTATTTCACAAGGACTACAGCCC AATATCTGCAATACCTAAGTCCAGCGCACTATGTCAATCAAAGGTAGTTAACACGAAAGACCAAGAGAATCATGGTCCAGCAagaactttgatttctcatggATTCCAGTTTCCATGTTGTACATCAACAATCCAAACATCTTCACAAAAACTGATGCCTCCAGGAGTTTTATCATCCATGGGATCAGCCCCTGAATCTGATCACCTGATCACAGACTATGAACCTTTTGTAGATAGGGCTAATAatcatgaaatggaattcactcGGGTGAATTGTCTTGTATGGGTATTGCATGAATCTGCCAGAGGTTTTTCACTTGCTATACAGGCGCTTGAGTTGGCAAGGACTGGGCCAGAGCTTGCAATGGCATGGAGAGGAGTTGATGTGCATGCCTGGCATAAAAACATGGCATATCAG GTAGCAGTGTTTGCTTTGTTGAAAGCAGCAATTGAAGTAGACTTATTTCTTTCTCACAAACGCAGCAACAACCTCTCTCCTGTCCATGAAAT CTTGTCCGTGAAGGAAAACTTACTTGGTGAGCACATAGAAAGAGAATTGAGCGCGAGAAATCCAAGATTACTGCACTGGTTTAGAACAGTGGAGCTGCCACGCATAGCTGGGCTGTTCATTCCGTTATTTCAGAAGTGGTCTATGGAATATGCTGGAAG AAAGGTTTTGCCTTGTAAGAACACAGAAGATATAGAGTTCTGGGTTGGATTGGTACGGAAGAAACTCTCTGCAGCATTCTACAGAGAAAGTGTATTTACGCACAGGCATATGTTCCACAACAAG GTTCAAGAGAACAGTTTGGCTACTTTTGGCCTTTTTGCTTATCTAGGAAGAGAGACAAGACTATATCTTTCAGGAATGGGAATTAAGGATCTTGACAAGCAAACTAAAGATTTCTTGAG TTATTTAGAGTGTGGTAGCCTTGTTATATATCCTGAACTTTCAACCTTATCAGAGTATCAGCTCTTCATGGAG GTAGTAACTGATGAAATTGGATGGCTGCATTTTTATCCTGTGGTTGGCTTTGAATGGTGTCAAGATAGGAGGAGGTCCAAACAGCGCATGATACAAGCAGAGAAAGAGATTGTTCTCTACAAGGTTCTTACTGCATGCTATGATGTTATCTCAGGGTTTGCTCATTACAGCCACTCAAGAAAGCAGCCAATGGACTCAAATTTGTTAGAATTCTTACTTCATTG TCAGAGCCTGCTAGCGACTTGTATGAAGGATTACTGGGCTGCTTATGATGAGATAGG TGAACCACAAAAACTTGTGGAAAGAAGTGTATCAGAGCCAAAATATCTTGTGGCAGAGCACTCGTCAAAGGATTGGATAAAAAGAGGAAAGGATCAATATGGACCTAGAGTAAATAAT GAGGCGATTAGCTCAGCTGTGGAGAATGAGATAACCGTAGGGAACTCGGGCCCTGCTTCTCCAATAAAGCCTTCAGATGAGAACTTTCTGCAAAAATCCTCCAGGAAAGTGATATCTGCAAGTGCT AATGTGTGGATGGGTACTCAGTTACTCTTTATAGACATGCTTGATGTTGTGGGGCTTCTGAAGAAGCAACTTCGTGGCTGCAAAATGACGGaaagggagaagaagaaaataaagaaaacactGGTCGACTTTGCTACACTGGTTCCAGTAATAATATTAATGCTGCTCCCT GTTTCAGCTGTCGGGCATGCAGCAATGTTGGCAGCAATCAAAAAGTATATGCCATGTTTG ATTCCTTCGCCTTATACTTCTGAACGTCTTGGTTTGGTGAAACAAATAAAGAGAATAAAGAAGATGGAATTGCAACGAAGGAGCAGCATCCAAGATGCTTCCACTAGACTGGTTGTTTGA
- the LOC113742201 gene encoding uncharacterized protein isoform X3, whose amino-acid sequence MSLSVKENLLGEHIERELSARNPRLLHWFRTVELPRIAGLFIPLFQKWSMEYAGSGVAGTILAISCCAAIRKLDPGRISRPLFCISIEDALVKLMNLSHSLVSLDKLHHLASEAGFEEDFLLHFGRKVLPCKNTEDIEFWVGLVRKKLSAAFYRESVFTHRHMFHNKVQENSLATFGLFAYLGRETRLYLSGMGIKDLDKQTKDFLSYLECGSLVIYPELSTLSEYQLFMEVVTDEIGWLHFYPVVGFEWCQDRRRSKQRMIQAEKEIVLYKVLTACYDVISGFAHYSHSRKQPMDSNLLEFLLHCQSLLATCMKDYWAAYDEIGEPQKLVERSVSEPKYLVAEHSSKDWIKRGKDQYGPRVNNEAISSAVENEITVGNSGPASPIKPSDENFLQKSSRKVISASANVWMGTQLLFIDMLDVVGLLKKQLRGCKMTEREKKKIKKTLVDFATLVPVIILMLLPVSAVGHAAMLAAIKKYMPCLIPSPYTSERLGLVKQIKRIKKMELQRRSSIQDASTRLVV is encoded by the exons ATGAG CTTGTCCGTGAAGGAAAACTTACTTGGTGAGCACATAGAAAGAGAATTGAGCGCGAGAAATCCAAGATTACTGCACTGGTTTAGAACAGTGGAGCTGCCACGCATAGCTGGGCTGTTCATTCCGTTATTTCAGAAGTGGTCTATGGAATATGCTGGAAG TGGTGTTGCAGGAACCATTCTCGCTATAAGTTGTTGTGCTGCAATAAGGAAACTGGATCCTGGACGAATTTCCCGTCCTTTATTTTGTATTTCAATTGAAGATGCATTAGTGAAACTCATGAACCTGTCACACAGTCTCGTTTCATTAGATAAATTGCATCATTTGGCAAGTGAAGCCGGATTTGAAGAGGatttcctcttgcactttggtagAAAGGTTTTGCCTTGTAAGAACACAGAAGATATAGAGTTCTGGGTTGGATTGGTACGGAAGAAACTCTCTGCAGCATTCTACAGAGAAAGTGTATTTACGCACAGGCATATGTTCCACAACAAG GTTCAAGAGAACAGTTTGGCTACTTTTGGCCTTTTTGCTTATCTAGGAAGAGAGACAAGACTATATCTTTCAGGAATGGGAATTAAGGATCTTGACAAGCAAACTAAAGATTTCTTGAG TTATTTAGAGTGTGGTAGCCTTGTTATATATCCTGAACTTTCAACCTTATCAGAGTATCAGCTCTTCATGGAG GTAGTAACTGATGAAATTGGATGGCTGCATTTTTATCCTGTGGTTGGCTTTGAATGGTGTCAAGATAGGAGGAGGTCCAAACAGCGCATGATACAAGCAGAGAAAGAGATTGTTCTCTACAAGGTTCTTACTGCATGCTATGATGTTATCTCAGGGTTTGCTCATTACAGCCACTCAAGAAAGCAGCCAATGGACTCAAATTTGTTAGAATTCTTACTTCATTG TCAGAGCCTGCTAGCGACTTGTATGAAGGATTACTGGGCTGCTTATGATGAGATAGG TGAACCACAAAAACTTGTGGAAAGAAGTGTATCAGAGCCAAAATATCTTGTGGCAGAGCACTCGTCAAAGGATTGGATAAAAAGAGGAAAGGATCAATATGGACCTAGAGTAAATAAT GAGGCGATTAGCTCAGCTGTGGAGAATGAGATAACCGTAGGGAACTCGGGCCCTGCTTCTCCAATAAAGCCTTCAGATGAGAACTTTCTGCAAAAATCCTCCAGGAAAGTGATATCTGCAAGTGCT AATGTGTGGATGGGTACTCAGTTACTCTTTATAGACATGCTTGATGTTGTGGGGCTTCTGAAGAAGCAACTTCGTGGCTGCAAAATGACGGaaagggagaagaagaaaataaagaaaacactGGTCGACTTTGCTACACTGGTTCCAGTAATAATATTAATGCTGCTCCCT GTTTCAGCTGTCGGGCATGCAGCAATGTTGGCAGCAATCAAAAAGTATATGCCATGTTTG ATTCCTTCGCCTTATACTTCTGAACGTCTTGGTTTGGTGAAACAAATAAAGAGAATAAAGAAGATGGAATTGCAACGAAGGAGCAGCATCCAAGATGCTTCCACTAGACTGGTTGTTTGA
- the LOC113741628 gene encoding tRNase Z TRZ3, mitochondrial has translation MPPHLTNLRLLFSSANHHITTLPASSNLLSSSFPLFSQPKIQSLQLPRRIFPNTLRFFTTFSSYSRKPRRSSNRNSSSSPFSSTKQHRNSSTSNTRGRDNNFNNQKGGLSMELEKEAGSADNALESTFVYNKKRADGSEKKDLPRKTLELKVRKLNPINTICYVQILGTGMDTHDTSPSVLLFFDKQRFIFNAGEGLQRFCTEHKIKLSKIDHIFLSRVCSETAGGLPGLLLTLAGISEEGMSVNVWGPSDLKLLVDAMRAFIPNAAMVHTRSFGPASDSSALVTPAKDVFSDPVVLIDDEVVKLSAIILRPSQAAEGSSTKKPGSQEADEHLVEQLSSSISKPRAEPSTKPGDLSVIYICELPEIKGKFDPKKAAALGLRPGPKYRELQLGNSVKSDRQDIMVHPSDVLGPSIPGPIVLLVDCPTLSHFKDVSSVQSLSSYYAGISGNSSSRTVNCVIHLSPSHVTNTIEYQKWMSRFPEAQHIMAGHEMRNIEVPIIKSSARIAAQLNYLCPQFFPAPGIWSLQHLKDIASDLRASSEGPFSDLCESIPAQNLLKFHLRPITQLGLDRSGIPDSASQSEIVDELVSRIPEITEASKQVSQLWLQNGKNERMSEQAKELPTEEPWLHNNELPACLEGVTREDLEIVLLGTGSSQPSKYRNVSSILLNLFSKGSILFDCGEGTLGQLKRRFGVDRADEIIRDLRCIWISHIHGDHHTGLARILALRRDLLKGVPHEPLMVVGPWRLKRFLDAYQRLEDLDMQFLDCKHTSESSLAALDSNEVDLAPKAAINCEDIKDADRIRSQDQKIDSTLFAKGSRMQSYFKRPGSPAENAMVYPLLKKLMKVLREGGLQALISFPVIHCPQAYGVMLKAADRTNGAGKTIPGWKIVYSGDTRPCPELVKASKSATILVHEATFEDGLIEEAIARNHSTTKEAVEVGASAGAYRVILTHFSQRYPKIPVFDESHLHNTCIAFDMMSVNLADLPLLPRILPYIKLLFRDEMAVDESDDMNDIAAVA, from the exons ATGCCTCCCCACTTAACTAACCTTCGCCTCCTATTCTCCTCCGCCAATCACCATATCACCACCCTTCCCGCCTCTTCAAACCTCCTTTCTTCctcctttcctcttttttcccAACCCAAAATCCAATCTTTGCAGCTGCCGCGCCGTATTTTTCCCAACACTCTACGTTTCTTCACTACTTTTTCTTCTTATTCCAGAAAACCCCGCCGGAGTAGCAATAGGAATAGTTCAAGTTCTCCCTTTTCCAGCACTAAGCAGCATAGAAACAGCAGCACTTCTAATACGAGAGGGAGggataataattttaataacCAGAAAGGTGGGTTGTCGATGGAATTGGAAAAAGAGGCTGGTTCTGCTGACAACGCTCTTGAGTCAACTTTTGTGTATAATAAGAAAAGGGCTGATGGTTCGGAGAAGAAAGATTTGCCCAGGAAGACCCTTGAGCTTAAAGTCCGAAAACTGAATCCTATTAATACTATTTGTTATGTTCAG ATTCTTGGTACTGGAATGGATACGCATGATACATCACCATCTGTCCTGCTATTTTTTGACAAGCAGAGATTTATTTTTAATGCTGGAGAA GGATTGCAACGCTTCTGTACAGAACATAAAATCAAGTTGTCAAAG ATTGATCACATTTTTCTCTCACGCGTATGCTCAGAAACTGCTGGTGGCCTTCCAG GGCTTTTGTTGACTTTGGCAGGCATAAGTGAGGAAGGAATGTCT GTTAATGTGTGGGGCCCCTCGGATCTCAAATTATTAGTAGATGCAATGAGAGCCTTCATTCCAAATGCTGCAATGGTTCATACACGTAGCTTTGGGCCTGCATCTGATTCCAGTGCTCTTGTGACTCCTGCAAAGGATGTGTTCAGTGATCCTGTAGTTCTTATAGACGATGAAGTTGTGAAACTATCAGCTATCATCTTGAGACCAAGTCAGGCAGCAGAAGGTTCCTCCACAAAAAAGCCTGGATCACAGGAGGCAGATGAACATTTAGTGGAACAATtatcatcttcaatttcaaaGCCCAGAGCTGAGCCATCCACAAAGCCTGGTGATCTTTCAGTGATTTATATCTGTGAATTGCctgaaattaaggggaaatttGACCCTAAGAAAGCTGCTGCTCTCGGATTGAGACCTGGTCCAAAGTATCGTGAACTTCAGCTTGGTAACTCAGTGAAGTCAGATCGTCAAGATATTATG GTTCACCCTAGTGACGTCCTGGGTCCTTCTATTCCTGGTCCAATTGTACTCCTCGTGGACTGCCCAACTTTGTCTCATTTTAAAGACGTGTCATCTGTACAATCTCTTTCGTCCTATTATGCTGGAATATCTGGTAACTCTAGTTCCAGAACAGTAAATTGCGTCATTCACCTTAGTCCTTCTCATGTCACAAACACAATCGAGTATCAGAAGTGGATGTCAAGATTTCCTGAAGCCCAGCATATCATGGCAGGACATGAAAT GAGGAATATTGAGGTTCCAATTATAAAATCAAGCGCAAGAATTGCAGCACAGCTTAACTACCTTTGCCCTCAGTTCTTTCCTGCTCCTGGCATCTGGTCTCTCCAGCACTTGAAAGATATAGCATCAGACTTGAGGGCTTCAAGTGAG GGTCCTTTCTCAGATCTTTGTGAAAGCATACCAGCACAGAATCTCCTCAAG TTCCATTTGCGTCCAATCACTCAGCTTGGCTTGGACAGATCTGGGATTCCTGATTCAGCATCACAATCAGAAATTGTTGAtgagctggtatcaaggattcCTGAAATTACAGAGGCATCAAAACAAGTTAGCCAGCTTTGGCTTCAGAATGGGAAAAATGAGAGGATGTCTGAGCAAGCTAAGGAACTTCCTACTGAAGAGCCATGGTTGCACAATAACGAACTTCCAGCTTGCTTGGAAGGCGTAACAAGGGAAGATTTAGAAATTGTTCTCCTTGGGACTGGTTCTTCTCAGCCTTCAAAGTATAGGAATGTCAGTTCTATTCTTCTTAATCTTTTCTCTAAAGGAAGTATACTTTTTGACTGTGGTGAAGGAACCCTTGGCCAACTAAAAAGAAG GTTTGGTGTTGACAGAGCGGATGAGATCATAAGAGATTTAAGGTGTATCTGGATTTCTCATATTCATGGAGATCACCATACAGGACTTGCAAGAATACTTGCTCTTAGACGGGACTTGTTAAAGGGAGTACCTCATGAGCCTTTGATGGTTGTTGGTCCTTGGCGGCTGAAGAGATTTCTAGATGCTTACCAGAGACTCGAGGATCTAGATATGCAATTCCTCGACTGTAAGCATACCTCAGAATCTTCGTTAGCAGCTCTTGATTCAAATGAAGTTGATCTAGCTCCAAAAGCTGCAATAAATTGTGAGGACATAAAAGATGCTGATAGAATCAGGTCACAGGATCAAAAAATTGACTCCACACTATTTGCAAAAGGAAGCCGTATGCAGAGTTATTTTAAGAGGCCTGGCAGTCCAGCCGAAAATGCTATGGTCTATCCACTTTTAAAGAAATTAATGAAGGTGCTCAGGGAAGGGGGATTACAGGCATTAATAAGTTTTCCTGTAATCCACTGTCCACAGGCATACGGTGTTATGCTGAAGGCTGCAGATAGAACCAATGGTGCTGGAAAAACAATACCAGGCTGGAAGATCGTGTATTCTGGTGACACTAGACCTTGTCCAGAACTGGTGAAAGCTTCGAAGAGTGCAACTATTCTTGTACATGAG GCTACATTTGAAGATGGACTGATCGAGGAGGCTATAGCAAGAAATCACAGCACAACAAAAGAAGCTGTTGAAGTTGGGGCTTCTGCAGGAGCATATCGTGTTATCCTTACACACTTTAGCCAAAGATACCCTAAGATTCCAGTTTTTGATGAAAGTCACCTCCATAATACCTGCATTGCTTTCGACATGATGAGTGTCAACTTGGCTGATTTACCTTTACTTCCAAGAATTCTTCCCTACATTAAACTCCTGTTTAGAGATGAGATGGCTGTAGATGAATCTGACGACATGAATGATATAGCCGCTGTTGCATAA